The following proteins come from a genomic window of Triticum aestivum cultivar Chinese Spring chromosome 6A, IWGSC CS RefSeq v2.1, whole genome shotgun sequence:
- the LOC123129065 gene encoding probable histone H2AXb — translation MATAAAGGGRGKPKGSKSVSRSVKAGLQFPVGRVARHLKVGRYAKRVGAGAPVYLCAVLEYLAAEALELAGNAARDNKKTRISPRHIQLAVRNDEELSRLLGGVTIAAGGVLPNIHSVLLPKKVGKGAGTGGSASQSQEF, via the coding sequence ATGGCGACAGCGGCAGCCGGCGGCGGGAGGGGCAAGCCGAAGGGCAGCAAGTCGGTGTCGCGGTCGGTGAAGGCGGGCCTGCAGTTCCCCGTCGGCCGCGTCGCCCGGCACCTCAAGGTCGGCCGCTACGCGAAGCGCGTGGGCGCCGGCGCCCCCGTCTACCTCTGCGCCGTCCTCGAGTACCTCGCCGCCGAGGCCCTGGAGCTGGCCGGCAACGCGGCGCGCGACAACAAGAAGACCCGGATCTCGCCGCGCCACATCCAGCTCGCCGTCCGCAACGACGAGGAGCTCAGCCGGCTGCTCGGCGGCGTCACCATCGCCGCCGGCGGCGTCCTGCCCAACATCCACTCCGTGCTCCTCCCCAAGAAGGTCGGCAAGGGTGCCGGCACCGGCGGGTCCGCATCCCAGTCCCAGGAGTTTTAG